The genome window GCGCATGAAGACGACAAGGATAAGCGCCATGATGAAATATCCGATAAGCGTCAGCGAATAGATCCGGACGCTGTCCAAGGTGATGTTGCGCAGTTGCTGCGCCTGGAAAGTCAGGTCGCTGATCGAAATCAGCGACACCAGCGCCGTATCCTTCAGGTTCTGGACGGCGAGATTGCCGAATGGCGGCATCATCTCCACCACCGCCTGCGGCAGGACGATATGGAAGAGCGTCTGCCCGTGCCCGAAGTTCAGGGCGCGCGCCGCCTCGTGCTGGGTATCGGGAACCGACTGCAGCGCACCGCGCACCACCTCGGCGCCATAGGCACCGATGTTCAGCGCCAGGCCGACGATGCCCGTCGTGATGGGATCGAAGGAGATCCCGATCAGCGGCAGCGCATAATAGAGCCAGAAGAGCTGCACCAGCAGCGATGTGCCCCGGAATATTTCTATGTAAACCAGCGCGATCCAGGAAAGCAGCCGGCCGCCGGCGAACCGCGCAAGGCCGGCCGCGAAAGCAAAGATTGCGCCGAGCAGCATCGAGGTGACGCCGATGATCGCCGTCACCTCTGCGCCCTTCAGCAGTGCTGGAAGATAATGGGTCCAGCTCATGTCCGGGTCACCTCCGTCCGCAAGATGCAAGGGGCTGGTCGGCTAGGCCGTCGCCGATGGGCAAAGACCAAGCCGATGGATATTGCCGACCTCATTTGCCCGCGCACAGGTCTTCCGTATTCTTGGTTCGCGCGGCCTCGACGCTTTCGGCGCTAAGTCCGTAGGACATCAGGATCTTCTTGTAGTCATCGGTCTTCTTGAAGGCGATGAGCGCCGTATTGAACGCCTTGTAGAGATCCTTGTCTTCAGGCCGGAAATCGAAGCCGCCATAGCTTCTGACTGACTTGCCTTCGATGACCGGATCGGTGAAGGGGGCCGCCTG of Rhizobium sp. NXC24 contains these proteins:
- the ehuC gene encoding ectoine/hydroxyectoine ABC transporter permease subunit EhuC translates to MSWTHYLPALLKGAEVTAIIGVTSMLLGAIFAFAAGLARFAGGRLLSWIALVYIEIFRGTSLLVQLFWLYYALPLIGISFDPITTGIVGLALNIGAYGAEVVRGALQSVPDTQHEAARALNFGHGQTLFHIVLPQAVVEMMPPFGNLAVQNLKDTALVSLISISDLTFQAQQLRNITLDSVRIYSLTLIGYFIMALILVVFMRWLETILRRGAAFPGRAPA